The DNA segment CCTCGGGGTGGCGATCTTCGATTCGCTGGTGGCGCGCGGGGCGATCGCAAAGCCCGCCGCACGGTATCGGGGCCCGGTGGGGTTGGGGCCCGCGGGCCCGGAGGTGTTCGGGCGCCTGATGGTCGATATTCGGGAGGCGAGCAGCGAACGACGTCAGCTCGCGATCGCGTGCGGCGATTGGACCGAACGGAAGCCGCACCTCGGGGGGGCGCTTGGGGCCGCGCTGTGGGCCAGGTCGCTGGAGCGGGGATGGGTGGTGCGCAAACCCGGCACCAGGATCGTGCTGGTGACGGGACGCGGGCGACGTGGGTTCCACGAGAACTTGGGGATCCCGCTCCGCGACCCCGCGCTGCTTTCGGCGTGATCGGGAGACGGCATTGATCACCCTCCCGCTCCCGCGCCGGTTCAGCGTCGCGCGCACGCTGGCGTTCCTTCGAAGTTCGTCGCTGGGGGCGCCGTACCACTTCATCGACCCGCGCCGCCTCCGGCGACTGTTCCGCCTCGGCGGGCGAGCCCGGGTTGTGGAGTTTGCATTCGGCCGGGCCGGCGCTCACCTCCGGGTGGGGATTGCCGGCGAACGCACCGTCCCCCGGCCTCTTGCCCAGGCTCTGCGCCGGCTCGGGGTCCACGTGTGGAGCCTGGACACCGATCTGGCGCAGTGCTACCGGACCTTGCGACGCGATCCCCTGATGACTCCCTTCGTGCGCCGATGCGCAGGGCTGCGGATGATTCGGACGCCCGATCTCTACGAGGCACTCTTGATCGCGGTACTGGGGCAGCAGATCAGCGTTGCGGCGGCCGAATCGGTCCGCCGGCGATTGATGACCGCGCTGGGCGACCGCATGGTCAAGGATGGGATCGTCTTTCTCGGGTACCCACCTCCGCGGCGGCTGAGGAACACATCCCCCCGCCTCTTGCGAACCCTGGGCCTGAGCCGTCAGAAGGCCCGGTACGTGCTGGAGATCGCCGACTGCGCAGCCACCGGGGGCCTACATTCTGCCGCCTTTGACGCGCTCAGCGACGAGCAAGCGATCGAGAGACTCAGGCAGATCCCCGGGGTCGGCCGGTGGACCGCGGAGGTCGTGGCGATGCGCGGGTTGGGCCGGGCGGATGTCTTTCCCGCAGGCGACCTGGGTCTGATGGTGGCCGCACACCGGGCCCTCGGTTGTGCGGCGCGACCGGGGGAAGCGGATCTCCGCACCCTGGCCGAACGGTGGCAGGGGTGGCGGAGTTACGCGGCGCTGTACCTCTGGCAATCGCTGGGGATCACCACCTAGCCACGGACGCCACACGCCCTGAACCGGGGCCGCCGCTCCCCCGCCCGGGTGTGGGAGGGCCCCGCTGCACGGGACGGGGCGAGCGGCCTGCGGCACGAGCCCGCGCAAAGGATGCGCCGCGGCATGGCACGAAGTCCACGCACGATGGCGCGTGTCGCGTTGCTTACGGGCTTCGAACCCTTCGGCGGGCAGGAGGTCAACCCCAGCGGGCGGATCGCCGAGGCCGTTGCGGATCAACAAATCGCGGGCCTCACCATTCGGGTGGGGGTCCTGCCGGTGATCCGGTCCGTCGCGGGGGACCGCGTCGCCGAGCTGATCGAGCGCCACCGACCGGTGGCGGTGGTGTGCTTCGGGCAAGGGAGCCCCCGCCAGACCATGCTGCGAATCGAACGGTTGGCGGCGAACATCCGCGACTACCCGATTCCCGACAACGCGGGCCACCGCCCCTCGGGGGAATCGGTCGTCGCGGGCGCACCAACGGCCTACTTCGCAACGCTGCCCGTCGCGGTGATTCGGGATCGCGTACGCGCGGCGGGCGTCCCGTGCCGCCTCTCGAATTCCGCGGGGACCTTCCTTTGCAACGAAGTCCTCTTCACCACGCTACACCTTCTCGCCGGCCGGAGCCCATCGACCCCTGCCGGGTTCGTGCACGTCCCACTCCTGCCGGAGCAGGTGGCTCGACTCGATCGACCGGGCCCCTCGATGGCGCTGGAGACGATGCTCCGTGGAGCGCGGGCCATCCTCGAGACGGTGGCCGACCTCGTGGCCCATCCGAGAGGCAGGAGCACCGCCCTCTCGTCGCCTCCGCGTGGTGGCGTTCCTCCCGCGAACAAGAATGGGCTCACCGGGGGCCGCGGGCGCCGCCGGTAACCGCCCCGCGGCTGCCGGATGAGAAGCGGTGGCCGACGCGAGCTGAGATTCAGGACGGGCGGACCTCCCACTCGGGGATCCGATCGATCACGGCAATGTGACGGGCTCGGGCGCGATCCGCTACAAGGAGCGGCGGGCGCGCGCGGACGCACCATGGAAGACCAGCGCCGCGGCGCCAACGATCCCGACATCGTCCCCGAGGTCCGCGGGCACTACCCGAACCTGTAGCGCCGGTTTGGGGTAGACGCGTGCGGCGATAGCCGCGTGCAGCGGCCGGAAGAGCAAATCGCCGGTCTTGCTCACGCCGCCGCCAACGATGATCACGGCCGGGTTGAGAATCGCGAGCAGATTGCTGAGAAAGGTGCCGATGTAGGTCCCGGCGCGGCGGTAGAGTTCCAGGGCCAGCGGGTCCCCGCCGACCGCCGCATCCGCAACGGACTGAGCGGTAATCTCCTCGGGGTGGGCCGCAAGATTCTGGAGGGTGGTCCGGTCCCCACGAGCCACGGCTTCGCGCGCCTGCCGGGCGATCGCCGTGCCCGAGGCGAGAGCCTCGAGGCATCCGCGGTTGCCGCAGTGACACCGCGGACCCTCCGGGTCGACGATGATGTGGCCGAACTCACCCGCCGTCCCGTCGGCCCCCCGGTACAGTTGCCCGTCCAGAATCACCCCGCCGCCAATCCCCGTCGAAACCGTAATATAAACGAGATCCCGCACCCCTTGCCCGGCGCCCACCCACGCCTCGCCGAGCGCTGCGGCGTTGGCGTCGTTCTCCACAAAGACCGGAGTTCCAAGTGTTCGAGCGAGCATCGGCCCGAAGGCGGTCTGTTGCCCCCACCCGGTCAGGTTCGGGGGATCGTAGATCACACCGTGGTCATGGTCGGTGGGCCCGGGCACCGCGACCCCGACCCCACGTGTCCCCGTCACCCCGGTGACGCCGGAAAGCTCCCGGGCGAGAGCCCCGATCGCCAGGGCGACCGCGTCGGGGCCCCCCCGCGGGGTGACGATCCGTTTGCGGGCCAGCACCCGCCCGTCGCGATCCACGATCCCCACCAGGAGCTTCGTGCCTCCGAGATCGACCGCGAGCGCAAACCCGGCCGCAGCGCCGCCCACGTTCAACCGCCTATACGCAAGTGGGCAGATCTACGAGCGCCCGAAGGTATCATCGCGCCCCCCGGCCGGATCGCATCGAACGCGAACTGCCGGGCCTCCAGCATCGGCTCAAAGTACCGCTTTTGTCGATTGGTGGCCGTGCCGATGATCATCGTGCGCTCCAGCTCGCTCCCGTAGCCACCAATCCCGGTGCCAATCTCGGTGACGAGCACGTTGCCGACACGAAGCACCACAACGGTCGTCAGCGGATGCGGGATCGCCGAATCCCTTCGAACCTGACCCCGGAAACGGTGAGGCAGTCCTCGTAGGCCCAGCCCAACAGAAACAGCCCCGCGAAATCCTGCCGACTCAGTTCCCCTCGGATCCGGATCTG comes from the bacterium genome and includes:
- a CDS encoding ROK family protein; translated protein: MGGAAAGFALAVDLGGTKLLVGIVDRDGRVLARKRIVTPRGGPDAVALAIGALARELSGVTGVTGTRGVGVAVPGPTDHDHGVIYDPPNLTGWGQQTAFGPMLARTLGTPVFVENDANAAALGEAWVGAGQGVRDLVYITVSTGIGGGVILDGQLYRGADGTAGEFGHIIVDPEGPRCHCGNRGCLEALASGTAIARQAREAVARGDRTTLQNLAAHPEEITAQSVADAAVGGDPLALELYRRAGTYIGTFLSNLLAILNPAVIIVGGGVSKTGDLLFRPLHAAIAARVYPKPALQVRVVPADLGDDVGIVGAAALVFHGASARARRSL
- a CDS encoding AlkA N-terminal domain-containing protein, whose protein sequence is MITLPLPRRFSVARTLAFLRSSSLGAPYHFIDPRRLRRLFRLGGRARVVEFAFGRAGAHLRVGIAGERTVPRPLAQALRRLGVHVWSLDTDLAQCYRTLRRDPLMTPFVRRCAGLRMIRTPDLYEALLIAVLGQQISVAAAESVRRRLMTALGDRMVKDGIVFLGYPPPRRLRNTSPRLLRTLGLSRQKARYVLEIADCAATGGLHSAAFDALSDEQAIERLRQIPGVGRWTAEVVAMRGLGRADVFPAGDLGLMVAAHRALGCAARPGEADLRTLAERWQGWRSYAALYLWQSLGITT
- a CDS encoding pyroglutamyl-peptidase I is translated as MARSPRTMARVALLTGFEPFGGQEVNPSGRIAEAVADQQIAGLTIRVGVLPVIRSVAGDRVAELIERHRPVAVVCFGQGSPRQTMLRIERLAANIRDYPIPDNAGHRPSGESVVAGAPTAYFATLPVAVIRDRVRAAGVPCRLSNSAGTFLCNEVLFTTLHLLAGRSPSTPAGFVHVPLLPEQVARLDRPGPSMALETMLRGARAILETVADLVAHPRGRSTALSSPPRGGVPPANKNGLTGGRGRRR
- a CDS encoding M24 family metallopeptidase, whose amino-acid sequence is MDEFERGPDPDPRGTESAGFRGAVSVGLGLRGLPHRFRGQVRRDSAIPHPLTTVVVLRVGNVLVTEIGTGIGGYGSELERTMIIGTATNRQKRYFEPMLEARQFAFDAIRPGGAMIPSGARRSAHLRIGG
- a CDS encoding metalloregulator ArsR/SmtB family transcription factor, with the translated sequence MTSRDLAGIAQALADPIRLTMLRRLMDGPSTVSELVLLTGEAQSNVSNHLAVLRSRGLVRATRVGRQRVYEIPDPSVGQLVESLLVIAGRGPRLTVKSPAIARARTCYDHLAGRLGVAIFDSLVARGAIAKPAARYRGPVGLGPAGPEVFGRLMVDIREASSERRQLAIACGDWTERKPHLGGALGAALWARSLERGWVVRKPGTRIVLVTGRGRRGFHENLGIPLRDPALLSA